A segment of the Denticeps clupeoides unplaced genomic scaffold, fDenClu1.1, whole genome shotgun sequence genome:
cttccgattacagatTTAGTTTCACTGCTGCCTTTAATCTCATTTCGTTTCCttgcgtgtgtgtacatgtgcacttctttgtgtgttcatgtgtgtgtctgtgtgtagaacGTGAGTCGCCCGGTGCAGATGATGTTCCAGGTGAAGAAGCTTCCTCTCCGCTTCATTCCGGAACAGAACCTGCAGGTTCTAGAGCTGCCGTATGAAAAGGAGACGCTCAGCATGTTCATAGTTCTTCCCAACGAAAGCAAGAGAGGAGCGGACCCACTcatccaggtgtgtgtgtgtgtttattaccgTCTTAATTAAGGGCGTGTATTTGTGTATcgtgtttgtgtatttatgagcgtggtgtatttgtgtatgattgtgtgtgtaatttgtttctgtggtgtgtgtgtgtttatgagcacggtgtatttgtgtatgattgtgtgtgtaatttgtttctgtggtgtgtgtgtgtgtgtgtgtgtgtgtttatgagcacggtgtatttgtgtatgattgtgtgtgtaatttgtttctgtggtgtgtgtgtgtgtgtgtgtgtttatgagcacggtgtatttgtgtatgattgtgtgtgtaatttgtttctgtggtgtgtgtgtgtgtgtgtttatgagcacggtgtatttgtgtatgattgtgtgtgtaatttgtttctgtggtgtgtgtgtgtttatgagcacggtgtatttgtgtatgattgtgtgtgtaatttgtttctgtggtgtgtgtgtgtgtgtgtttatgagcacggtgtatttgtgtatgattgtgtgtgtaatttgtttctgtggtgtgtgtgtgtttatgagcacggtgtatttgtgtatgattgtgtgtgtaatttgtttctgtggtgtgtgtgtgtgtgtttatgagcacggtgtatttgtgtgtgattgtgtgtgtaatttgtttctgtggtgtgtgtgtgtgtgtgtgtttatgagcacggtgtatttgtgtatgattgtgtgtgtaatttgtttctgtggtgtgtgtgtgtgtgtgtgtttatgagcacggtgtatttgtgtatgattgtgtgtgtaatttgtttctgtggtgtgtgtgtgtgtgtgtttatgagcacggtgtatttgtgtatgattgtgtgtgtaatttgtttctgtggtgtgtgtgtgtgtgtttatgagcacggtgtatttgtgtatgattgtgtgtgtaatttgtttctgtggtgtgtgtgtgtgtgtgtttatgagcacggtgtatttgtgtatgattgtgtgtgtaatttgtttctgtggtgtgtgtgtgtgtgtgtgtgtgtgtgtgtgtgtgtttatgagcacagtgtatttgtgtatgattgtgtgtgtaatttgtttctgtggtgtgtgtgtgtgtgtgtgtgtgtgtgtgtgtttatgagcacagtgtatttgtgtatgattgtgtgtgtaatttgtttctgtggtgtgtgtgtgtgtgtttatgagcacggtgtatttgtgtatgattgtgtgtgtaatttgtttctgtggtgtgtgtgtgtgtgtgtgtagctgcagGAGGATCTATCGATAGAGAACATTCTGGACTGGACGGACCGCAGTAAGATGGACGTGTGGACTGACGTTGTCGTTCGGTTGCCGCGGTTTCGGCTCGAGCAGGATTTCTCTCTGGTCGACACGCTGGTGAAGATGGGCGTGGCCTCGCTGTTTGACGAGGGCGTGGCCGACCTGTCTGGCATggccggggggcggggcctgttcGTGTCGGCGCTGGCGCACAGTGCGGTGTGCGAGGTGGGGGAGGAGGGGACAGAGGCGGCGGCCGCCACGGGGGCGGTGGCATCTTTCTGCATGATGAGGGAGGAGCACTTCACCGCGGACCaccccttcctcttcctcatcacaCACAACCCCACCCGCTCCATCCTCTTCCTCGGGCGCTACTGCGGACCTCCGTAGAGCAGCACGCattcacaaataattacaaaataaagcggcttcttcactttcatttccacCGGGAGTCTTTATTTTCTGCAGAATTCCCGAAACGGTGCAAACGGGATTTAttaagaacaaagaaaaaacggACAGGCGTGAATTTGAGgcgtgtgcgtgtctgtgtatTAATGTTCCGTTTTTTACGGAGTCCCGGTCCATTAAGCCCAGTTGGTGGGCGTGGCGGCCCCGTGGCCCCGGGGGACCCCTGTCCCCTAGGAACGCTGGTTTAAGAAGCGGAGGTGGAAGGTCTCCAGGCGACTCAGGACCTCCTCCAGGGCCGGTGATGGCATGAGCACGCAGATCCTGAAACGCAGCCGGCGTGCGGTGAAACACCTGGAATCCCGCACACAGTGTGTATATAAAgtgtataaagtgtgtgtgtgcgtgtgtgcgtgtgtgtgtgtgtgtgtgggactcCGAACCTGATGTGGCAGCTGTTCTCTCCAGGAACactggtgcacacacacttctccacGCCGACGCACACGCCCTCCTCCACCAGCAGACGCGAGGAGTAGAGAAGTTCGACATTGTCGCTCTCCAtctgcacagtgtgtgtgtgtgtgtgtgtgtgagcgagagagacaggctgagtgtgtgtttttacctgtggcagggtcaggtgtgtgtgtgtgtgtgtgtgtttgcctgtggcagggtcaggtgtgtgtgtgtgtgtgtgtgtttacctgtggcagggtcaggtgtgtgtgtgtgtgtgtgtttttacctgtggcagggtcaggtgtgtgtgtgtgtgtgtttacctgtggcagggtcaggtgtgtgtggtgtgtgtgtgtgtggttttttacctgtggcaggggtcaggtgtggtgtgtgtgtgttttttacctgtggcagggtcagtgtggtgtgtgtgtgtgtgtgtgtgtgtgtgtgttgggttgttttttttacctgtggcagggtcaggtgtgtggtgtgtgtgtgtgtgtgtttttacctgtggcagggtcaggtgtgtgtgtgtgtgtgtgtgtgtgtttttacctgtggcagggtcaggtgtgtgtgtgtgtgtgtgtgtgtgtgttttttacctgtggcagggtcaggtgtgtgtgtgtgtgtgtgtgtgtgtgttttttttacctgtggcagggtcaggtgtgtgtgtgtgtgtgtgtgtttttacctgtggcagggtcaggtgtgtgtgtgtgtgtgtgtgtgtgtttttacctgtggcaggggtcaggtgtgtgtgtgtgtgtgtgtgtgtgtttttacctgtggcagggtcaggtggtgtgtgtgtgtgtttacctgtggcagggtcaggtgtgtgtgtgtgtgtgtttttacctgtggcagggtcaggtgtgtgtgtgtgtgtgtgtgttttacctgtggcagggtcagtgtgtgtgtgtgtgtgtgtgtgttttttacctgtggcagggtcaggtgtgtgtgtgtgtgtgtgtgttttacctgtggcagggtcagtgtgtgtgtgtgtgtgtgtgtgtttttacctgtggcagggtcaggtgtgtgtgtgtgtgtgtgtgtgttttacctgtggcagggtcaggtgtgtggtgtgtgtgtgtgtgtgtgtggtgtgtatgttttttacctgtggcagggtcaggtgtgtgtgtgtgtgtgtgtgtgtgtgtgtgtgtttttacctgtggcagggtcaggtgtgtgtgtgtgtttgtgtgtgtgtttttacctgtggcagggtcaggtgtgtgtgtgtgtgtgtgtgtgtttttacctgtggcagggtcaggtgtgtgtgtgtgtgtgtgtttttacctgtggcagggtcaggtgtgtgtgtgtgtgtttttacctgtggcagggtcaggtgtgtgtgtgtgtgtgtgtgtgtgtgtgtgtgttttacctgtggcagggtcaggtgtgtgtgtgtgtgtgtgtgttttttacctgtggcagggtcaggtgtgtgtgtgtgtgtgttttttacctgtggcagggtcaggtgtgtgtgtgtgtgtgtgtggtgttttttacctgtggcaggggtcagggtgtgtgtgtgtgtgtgtgtttttacctgtggcagggtcaggtgtgtgtgtgtgtgtgtgtgtttttacctgtggcagggtcaggtgtgtgtgtgtgtgtgtgtgtttttacctgtggcagggtcaggtgtgggtgtgtgtgtgtgtgttttttacctgtggcagggtcaggtgtgtgtggtgttgtgtgtgtgtgggttttttacctgtggcagggtcattgtgtgtgtgtgtgtgtgtgtttttacctacctgtggcagggtcaggtgttgtgtgtatggtgtgtgtgttttgtacctgtggcagggtcaggtgtgtgtgtgtgtgtgtttttagcactgtggcagggtcaggtgtgtgtgtgggtcggGTGTGGTTCTTTACCTGGCTGGCAGGGTcaggtgtggtgtggtgtgtgtgtgagtggtgtgtttCCGGTGGCAGGGTCacaggtgttgtgtgtgttgtgtgtgtgtttttttacctgtggcagggtcaggtgtgtgtgtgtgtgtgtgtttttttacctgtggcagggtcaggtgtgtgtgtgtgtgtgttttttacctgtggcagggtcaggtgtgtgtgtgtgtgttttttacctgtggcagggtcaggtgtgtgtgtgtgtgtgtgtgtgtgtgtgtgattttaccTGTGGCAGGGTTAGGTGTGTGTAGAGGTAAACTCCTCCGGTCACAGTGGGGCAGCTGAATCCAGGCAGGGAGTTTAAAAAGCTCCGTCCCCGCAGGACGTTTCTCTTCAGGGTGTCTTTATTCACCGTTAcctgctacacacacatacacacacacacacacacacagtccttaCACAGATCCCGTCACACAGCTATATaaagcatgtctgtgtgtgtggtcacctCGCAGTACTCGTTGAATGACGGTTCTCCAGGTTGTGGAGGGTCAACCATGACATCAAGAGCAATCTGACCAATTACAGGCGCACAAACGCTACCACAAAGCTCCGTCTCAACATATGGCAGCAGGGCGTCAAAATTGACCAGCTCCACGTATCCTGCTCTGAaaccacacctacacacacacacactgacgttAACACACTTTAATCACCCACATGATCCTGCAGAAAGAATCAGACGCGCTCAGATGCTGGAACTCACTCTCCCATGATGCCATTGGAGAGCGAGTGGAACGACGCGAGCTGCACGCGCTCTGAGTAGGCGGAACCCATTTCAAACAGGACCTTCTTATAGGACAGAAACTCACAGCCGTCTCCGAACACACTGTCCTGaaacacctgaacacacacacacacacacaactgtgctgttttcatcatttcattCTAAATGTCTGCCTCTATCAAGTATTGAGGTTAACATGATAATGCAGCATTattgttctattcctgacaagttcggccttatcaggactcttagttttgtaactcaaaatctatagaaatcaaatgaGAATCGCTGtttcgtcctcttgtaagtcgatAAAAGcgtcagtaaagtaaagtaaagtaaagcattaACATGCAATATGCATGTGTGcacaatattacaataaaaataaagcaaatataaaccacaacaacatttatttaatttatgtctcaatgggctttgacaggccctacagttgacccttgacccttctgcacacaaggaaaacctccacacaaaaaaactctaggagagagaaataaaggtgggaagaaacgttgggaagcagtgatacagagagggacgtccttTCTGGGTAGAAGGACCCTGTAAGTGTTGTCAGTGCAGCGCTGGTGAGGATTTGTCCAATATGACAAAAATATGTccccattatgatgctactggtccgtttgaagatccctgaagctgtagttatgtaaagtgaagtgattgtcacatgtgatacacagcagcacagcacacggtgcacacagtgaaatgtgtcctctgcatttaaccatcaccctgagtgagcagtgggcggccatgacaggcgcccggggagcagcgtgtggggacggtgctttgctcagtggcaccttggtggcaccttggcggatcgggattcgaaccggcaaccttctgattacggggccgcttccttaaccactaggccaccattgttatggtggtggtggttatggctgtggtgaccctctggttcggtTCATGCtcagtcctcgtttagcagttaaAGGCaataaaattatgaatataaattgtctttttcatttttcacattaataACATTGTTGGTTACACAAGGGtccaacacacatgcacacacgcacgtgcacacacacacacacacacacctcattgaCCAGAAGAAGCAGGTTTTCCTCAGCAGCAAACTGGATGACGTCTTGGATGGATTCTCTGTCCTGCACGTGTCCTTCCATTAACAAGAAAAAATCCAAACACCATTAATGCTTATTCATTATTACATTGCTTATGTATGCCATATGATGCTTATGGTCTTACTGTATAACACATGGATACTTAATCTTGGTACAAAATGGAATTTAAAAGCTTATAGAAACACAAGTGGCAAATATGACAAATGACATGTGTGTATGTACCTGTGGGGTCTCCTGGGTTGCTGATGTATATTGCTCGCGGGTTGCAGTTCCCTCTATTTGCCTGTAGGGCCCGCTTTAGCTCCGCCTTCTCCAGTGCCCAGCCCGCCCCCTGCTGCAGCTGATAGGGCAGGGAGACAATGCCCAGCAGCTCCAGGAGGGGTAGCAGAGTGTGAGGGTGCGGATTGGGTGTCATGACCCCGATGGGGGCGTGGTCACTTCCTTGAAGCAAAAATTTAAGAACGCACTGTGGACGgagacaaaaacaagaaaactcAAACAActcaaaatctctctctctctctcacacacacacacacacacacacatccagctgCACTCATTCAGAAAAGAAACAGTGGGTGTTTGTGTTCCAACCCTAAGTGCTCTCTGTGATCCTGATGACATGAAGATGTgactggggtcagaggtcaaacccTTGTCCCGCCTAGTGATGAACTTTGCCACACTTTGCTGTACATGAGCTATCCCTGCTGATTCAGCATAGGAAcctacaggacacacacacacaaattctcaCATCCACAGTACATGCAGAATTTACATCTCATTCTAATCGTTTTTATGGTAACACACAAGTGCACAAGCACGAGCATGCACACTCACCCACGCTGCCCCCGGCACAATGTTCTAATAGTTCTCGTGCTCTCTGCTGCACGTCCACAGGAAAGGTTTCATCATTGAGGAGTTCTGGATGAATACACAGAGCAAGGACctgacacccaacacacacacacacacacacatcagtgcaCCTACCCAGTTATTACACACCAGCAGTGTTCATGACATCTCTCACCAAGGCAAATTTCACTCCAAACGTCTCTCTGTCGTATtcattcactctctctcacacacacacacacacacacacacacacacacacctgccgaACAAAGGTTATGGGTTTCATCCCGAGTCGCTGGGCGTCAGCAGAGCCAACATCTATCACCTCCATGTCAGGCAGCTTCACACCCTGTATGCATGAAGAGCGGGAGAAGCCAGCGACAGTACAGGCTATAGGAAGGATGAGTGAGAAAGACCCACATGTTAATGGTTGGTGTGGATGTAAGTGCGTATCCGCGTGACTCACCTGTAAAAGCCGAGTCTCTCCCCGCCGAACCACCTTTTATATCCTCCGGTGAGGTCACGACCCCGCTACTTTAACTTTAATACATCACAATATAACCATATAACTGCTACGTGCCTGGACGTACTGGGAGAAGTTCGTTTTCTGCTTTGCCTTTTCcccaggctcctccccccaggctccgcccccccaaCTGACAGCTGCTCCTCATCGGAAGATCATCTGCagatggagtggggtggagctttCTGTTTATTCGTGCTCTGAACCTGAAGGAACACGTCGGCTGGTCCGAATCCCGGATCTTGGCAGCGACGGTAGTGACTTGCGATGATTAAAATGTGAGGAAAAGTCAGTCATCAACGACATATCAGCGGGTCGACAGACACTCAACATTGAAAAAACGGATGCCAATTAACTTTCACCAAGACCAACAAAATCAGCCATTTTACCTCACAAAACGTTCTGTCATATtcagattgtcattgtgatacacagcagcgcagcacacggtgcacagagtgaaatttgtgtgagtgagcagtgggcaccatgacaggcgcccggggagcagtgtgtggggacgctgctttgctcagtggcacctcagtggcaccttggcggatcgggattcgaaccggcaaccttctgattacggggccgtttccttaaccgctaggccaccactacccctagAATGAGgtctgtttctgctcggtaggatcagctcccagctgtgaccttctgcacctttggtaccagtagtgaccccgcacccattgatcgaagggggcgtggcggttcgtaaagaaccaaaagttcactcaggtactgtggggcgagaccatttagaggtttataggttaaaagtaggattttgtagtcaatcctaaatttgatgggtaaccagtgcagtgattgtaagactggggtgatgtggtcaaatttcctggttctagttagaactctggctgcagcattctgtactagctggagtttactcatgcacctactagagcatccagacagtaatgcattgcagtaatctaaccttgatgtgataaagaCGTGGaaacttttctgcattgttcagaaacatgtataaggaaaatagcaacagacCTAAGATGGAACCTTctggaacaccaaactccagTCCACTCCATGTGAAGAGGAATCACCTTTAATGCTCACAAACTAATACTcatcatttaaatgtgaccTGAACCAGGAG
Coding sequences within it:
- the gptl gene encoding alanine aminotransferase 2 isoform X1, with protein sequence MEVIDVGSADAQRLGMKPITFVRQVLALCIHPELLNDETFPVDVQQRARELLEHCAGGSVGSYAESAGIAHVQQSVAKFITRRDKGLTSDPSHIFMSSGSQRALRCVLKFLLQGSDHAPIGVMTPNPHPHTLLPLLELLGIVSLPYQLQQGAGWALEKAELKRALQANRGNCNPRAIYISNPGDPTGHVQDRESIQDVIQFAAEENLLLLVNEVFQDSVFGDGCEFLSYKKVLFEMGSAYSERVQLASFHSLSNGIMGECGFRAGYVELVNFDALLPYVETELCGSVCAPVIGQIALDVMVDPPQPGEPSFNEYCEQVTVNKDTLKRNVLRGRSFLNSLPGFSCPTVTGGVYLYTHLTLPQMESDNVELLYSSRLLVEEGVCVGVEKCVCTSVPGENSCHIRICVLMPSPALEEVLSRLETFHLRFLNQRS
- the gptl gene encoding alanine aminotransferase 2 isoform X2; the encoded protein is MEVIDVGSADAQRLGMKPITFVRQVLALCIHPELLNDETFPVDVQQRARELLEHCAGGSVGSYAESAGIAHVQQSVAKFITRRDKGLTSDPSHIFMSSGSQRALRCVLKFLLQGSDHAPIGVMTPNPHPHTLLPLLELLGIVSLPYQLQQGAGWALEKAELKRALQANRGNCNPRAIYISNPGDPTGHVQDRESIQDVIQFAAEENLLLLVNEVFQDSVFGDGCEFLSYKKVLFEMGSAYSERVQLASFHSLSNGIMGECGFRAGYVELVNFDALLPYVETELCGSVCAPVIGQIALDVMVDPPQPGEPSFNEYCEVTVNKDTLKRNVLRGRSFLNSLPGFSCPTVTGGVYLYTHLTLPQMESDNVELLYSSRLLVEEGVCVGVEKCVCTSVPGENSCHIRICVLMPSPALEEVLSRLETFHLRFLNQRS
- the serpinb1 gene encoding leukocyte elastase inhibitor; protein product: MDTLSQANGAFALHLYRALSDAGGSLFFSPLSISATLAMVQLGARTHTEKELGEVLRFKQVPDLHSHFQHVVSEISAPTSSHLLKAANRLYGEITFSFLPNYLSSVLKHYHAELQEVDFVGAAEQTRLAINKWVQDNTEGKVRELLKSGMVSAMTRLALVNAVYFKGSWMHQFNKEETKEMPFKINQNVSRPVQMMFQVKKLPLRFIPEQNLQVLELPYEKETLSMFIVLPNESKRGADPLIQLQEDLSIENILDWTDRSKMDVWTDVVVRLPRFRLEQDFSLVDTLVKMGVASLFDEGVADLSGMAGGRGLFVSALAHSAVCEVGEEGTEAAAATGAVASFCMMREEHFTADHPFLFLITHNPTRSILFLGRYCGPP